Proteins encoded in a region of the Takifugu flavidus isolate HTHZ2018 chromosome 10, ASM371156v2, whole genome shotgun sequence genome:
- the pogzb gene encoding pogo transposable element with ZNF domain isoform X1: protein MDTQLFMECEEEELEPWQQVDDSVEEEDVDFMDNCEPEEDSLSPLPASETPPIDTPSPLTPVTTAPSSVQTISIKASPPPTSLITSTSSLTTPTTLAATVPPLLAQASPLILTQTAGGTFLLPAATGNASILLTAQGFPVMNHGAPLLLNLQPGQAVHPLTLIQSSSLGQLVRPNMGVSPVLTQGQVARLRQVPTPPLPLAQLGAAPPQLSATLGLRMSAPGSANVQVTPVAGLALQTSGGPASSPGSASGVGRKAVHSTAGSSPSVTTVASSSLPKVVMSVDDFYYGTFKGDLSVRKTQTLAVKTSAFKCVTCSYLAENNLRLMQHMLQHSGLVGEKGVEDRNFCRFCYRQFSSLSQLQNHQEQVHGPTQSASMCRICEWAFENEPVFLSHMKSNHKPGEMPYVCQVCSYRSSFYSDVLRHFASVHADSRFLLCVFCLKVNRNPVSYQQHLLRHQVNQAFHCNRCRLQFVFLKDKMQHKLENHRSFCRPAQLEGLPPGSKVTIRTYRKVRPPVTSLLQSPPSLIQPMNIKTEPQASLIQLTSGKSKCLSSPLKRPLRRRAQLRRTSCCDEEHLRCLECGTRVLDLSAHYPTHVRCLLCPYSSCCSRAYAAHMIHHHVPPLTDQVVPLHRVPPPCIFLLQCSTCGFRPRTADHMAEHLRLKPEHYSATCRARDCVEPDIPFCDAEVQSADQRDLLTQNSDLPSSTWKSANSWKHPGDANTKDHRVIPFVESCGPRHFLPKNSDAIDFFNLLFPETLIELISKETNDHAKMCQFLWSSFPDWVPVTNSEIRGFIGLIILMGIKNLPDLSQYWSWTHNDNSYTFYQTMSLIRFRQIAANIRMGSVTTAECRGAQSSDALSIFRPMLEILGGAMWSTYQPNCSLAVDRALLPSLEEGRLKENAKVQPEVWLLCDSKSGYCHRLSIQVGEKVQQGQGCTVVSELVKGLEGKHHHLYLANSLASVPLLQKLLDQGIYASSSFPQFSPILPRELWEEGSLDKPGDFHQKQFGPLLVTRWRDMKEMGCLSTNAAPGEHDTVWRRSQTKVGELDPVHRPLAFRLLQENMRGVDICKQLLACNPLGGIPQDKHWRNLFWFLVNLSIVNAFIMLRESRKDSPPPWVQDGLFTQVIFRKRLGNQLAKCGQKYLDPGEMARSRTSIGPTEELVKERHRLAKISTFSKRCKNCNLKNLRHESVYGCSTCGVNLCKQPSCFWEFHGLPPLHKGSARIGFLKDRISGDVDVNETQDNVDGAMAPVEDTDLSDEEEKPADIDEDVVIKEELPKVDSRPASAPNGQSRPPAVLGKGRDDSLNTRQLRIALFALCEGLHQASRSFSTDTRLISFWLKEARKCLTQSEQEQEVNADGREHMVAWVLSMREQQLPITESSLFHKASMLKKKGTFSDSFRISYEWAVHFMLHHRLGVQSIFREATMARSLPLSLEAKVESFRTFTKRIIQVKTLAEGTVAAMDELCLFVDLRVVQDKARCSEALELTGSVPLVTVYLAVLANGIMLPSLVMTNRKLSQKCVPEFIVVEEGADSLLVEEVLELWTNKIWIPHVSSSPNPHKTMLVLDRHREHLRDSFLTSISGSGTLPAMIPGGCSFRLQPLEICLKPVLKFFLLSRWAKLTSGNPKELEESSPQQLQANVAQILVDWVIEALTHMNKLPDLWRKSFQLADLLPGREKQIDPEMDVFTNQKPEEVQSDLIKTLTETLLGPEALADISNEVLDLEGEDAVEEEDLENTGDEMKVWSDGKDSKMAEREGRLEEQEEMNQDTCRNVNERGNAEMGQDKSLPEGGGEVRIKEMRTSEGCIKEQQDRIEGTKNPQKLDGKKKVSHITEDSEEEAKATDKDRKDLSNERRGTRIVIGEDVGDEWKIMVKSRTDGSDVDDRVKKH, encoded by the exons ATGGATACCCAGTTATTTATGGagtgtgaagaggaggagctggagccatggcaacaggtggatgacagtgtggaggaggaggatgtggacTTCATGGACAACTGTGAGCCAG aagaggattctctctctcctcttccagccTCAGAGACTCCTCCTATCGACACTCCCTCCCCTCTCACGCCTGTCACTACAG CTCCCTCTTCTGTTCAGACCATCTCCATCAAAGCCagtcctcctcccacctccctcataacctccacctccagcctgaCCACCCCCACCACGCTTGCTGCCACGGTGCCACCTCTACTTGCCCAGGCTTCCCCCCTCATCCTGACTCAGACCGCGGGTGGAACCTTCctcctcccagcagccactggaaACGCCTCCATCCTGCTCACAGCACAG GGCTTTCCAGTGATGAACCACGGTGCCCCTCTGTTGCTGAACCTGCAGCCGGGCCAGGCGGTCCACCCGCTCACTCTGATCCAGT CCTCTTCGTTGGGTCAGTTAGTGAGGCCGAACATGGGCGTGTCCCCTGTGCTCACCCAGGGCCAGGTGGCTCGGCTCAGACAGGTCCCCACCCCTCCGCTCCCCCTGGCCCAGCTGGGCGCTGCCCCGCCACAGCTGTCTGCCACGCTCGGCTTGCGCATGAGTGCCCCAGGATCCG CCAACGTACAGGTGACCCCGGTGGCTGGACTCGCCTTGCAGACGTCAGGTGGCCCCGCCTCTTCCCCTGGTTCAGCCAGTGGCGTTGGCAGAAAGGCTGTGCACAGCA ctgctggctcctccccctctgttACAACTGTGgcctcatccagcctccccAAAGTGGTAATGAGCGTGGACGACTTTTACTACGGGACATTTAAAGGTGACCTGAGTGTCAGGAAAACACAAACGCTGGCGGTTAAAACCTCGGCCTTCAAATGTGTGACCTGCTCATACCTGGCAGAAAACAATCTGAG GTTGATGCAGCACATGCTCCAACACTCTGGTTTGGTTGGTGAAAAAGGAGTCGAGGACAGAAACTTCTGCAGGTTCTGTTACCGACAGTTCTCGTCTTTGTCTCAGCTTCAGAACCACCAGGAACAAGTTCATGGACCCACCCAGTCTGCCT CTATGTGTCGAATTTGCGAGTGGGCGTTTGAGAATGAACCCGTCTTCTTGAGTCACATGAAGTCGAACCATAAGCCAGGAGAAATGCCGTATGTCTGCCAG GTGTGTTCGTATCGCTCCTCCTTCTACTCGGATGTCCTTCGGCACTTCGCCAGCGTCCACGCAGACTCTCGcttcctgctgtgtgttttctgcctAAAGGTGAACAGAAACCCTGTGAGCTACCAGCAGCACCTGCTCCGACACCAG GTGAATCAGGCCTTTCACTGTAACAGGTGTCGTCTTCAGTTTGTCTTCCTCAAAGACAAAATGCAGCACAAGCTGGAAAACCATCGGAGCTTCTGTCGGCCAGCTCAGCTGGAAGGACTGCctccggggtcaaag GTGACCATCAGAACCTACAGGAAGGTGAGGCCACCAGTGACGTCGCTGCTACAgagccccccctctctcatccAGCCGATGAACATAAAAACAGAGCCACAGGCATCCCTGATCCAGCTCACCTCTGGGAAGTCCAAATGTTTATCGTCGCCTCTGAAGCGACCGCTGCGGCGCCGAGCCCAACTCCGCAG gacttcctgctgtgatGAGGAACATCTGAGGTGTTTGGAGTGTGGAACCCGTGTTTTGGACCTGTCGGCCCACTACCCGACTCACGTGCGCTGTCTGCTGTGTCCctacagcagctgctgctctcgaGCGTACGCCGCACATATGATCCA tCACCATGTGCCACCGTTGACGGACCAAGTGGTTCCTCTGCACAGAGTTCCTCCTCCATG TATATTTCTGTTGCAGTGTTCCACCTGTGGCTTCAGGCCTCGGACTGCAGACCACATGGCTGAGCACCTGCGGTTGAAGCCAGAACACTACAGCGCCACCTGTCGCGCCCGGG attgTGTTGAACCCGACATTCCATTCTGTGACGCAGAGGTGCAGTCTGCAGATCAGAGGGACCTTCTGACACAGAACTCAGACTTGCCTAGTTCCACCTGGAAGTCGGCAAATTCTTGGAAACATCCAGGAGACGCTAACACCAAAGACCACAGGGTCATCCCTTTTGTGGAAAGTTGCGGACCTCGACATTTTCTGCCCAAGAACAGCGATGCCATTGActtttttaaccttttgttcCCAGAAACTCTCATTGAACTGATCAGCAAAGAGACCAATGATCACGCCAAGATGTGTCAGTTTTTGTGGTCATCCTTCCCTGATTGGGTTCCTGTCACCAACAGTGAGATCCGAGGATTCATTGGACTGATCATTCTAATGGGCATCAAGAACCTTCCTGACCTGTCACAGTACTGGTCCTGGACTCACAACGATAACAGCTACACCTTCTACCAGACAATGAGCTTGATTCGTTTCAGGCAGATTGCCGCCAACATCCGCATGGGCAGCGTCACCACAGCAGAGTGTCGTGGTGCCCAGTCCAGCGACGCCTTGTCCATCTTCAGGCCAATGCTGGAAATCTTAGGTGGAGCTATGTGGAGCACGTACCAGCCGAACTGCAGTCTGGCAGTGGACCGGGCACTGCTGCCTTCTCTGGAGGAGGGTCGGCTCAAAGAGAATGCCAAGGTGCAGCCGGAGGTGTGGCTGCTTTGCGACTCCAAGTCAGGCTACTGCCACCGCCTTTCCATCCAAGTGGGGGAGAAGGTGCAGCAGGGGCAAGGCTGCACCGTGGTCTCTGAACTGGTGAAGGGCCTGGAGGGAAAGCACCACCATCTTTATCTGGCAAATTCTCTTGCATCTGTTCCACTTCTGCAAAAGCTTTTAGACCAGGGCATCTATGCCTCCAGTTCTTTCCCTCAGTTCAGTCCCATCCTGCCCAGAGAACTCTGGGAGGAGGGGTCTCTCGACAAACCCGGAGACTTCCACCAAAAGCAGTTTGGCCCCCTGTTGGTGACACGTTGGAGGGACATGAAAGAGATGGGCTGCCTGTCTACTAACGCAGCTCCAGGGGAACATGACACTGTTTGGAGGAGATCTCAGACCAAAGTAGGTGAACTTGACCCGGTTCACCGCCCGTTGGCCTTCCGACTCTTGCAGGAAAACATGCGCGGGGTAGACATCTGCAAACAACTCCTTGCCTGCAACCCTCTGGGAGGAATCCCTCAGGACAAGCACTGGCGCAACCTCTTCTGGTTTTTAGTAAACCTTAGCATAGTCAATGCCTTCATAATGCTGAGGGAGAGCCGAAAAGATAGCCCGCCGCCCTGGGTACAGGATGGCCTTTTTACTCAGGTCATCTTCCGCAAGCGATTAGGGAACCAACTGGCCAAGTGTGGTCAAAAGTACCTGGACCCCGGTGAGATGGCCAGGTCCCGCACAAGCATAGGGCCTACAGAAGAGCTGGTGAAAGAGAGACACAGGCTGGCAAAGATCAGCACCTTTTCAAAGAGGTGCAAGAACTGCAACTTGAAGAACCTTCGCCACGAGAGTGTCTACGGCTGCAGCACCTGTGGGGTCAACCTGTGCAAGCAGCCGAGCTGCTTCTGGGAGTTCCACGGCCTGCCGCCTCTTCATAAAG GCTCGGCAAGGATTGGATTTCTCAAGGACAGAATAAG TGGAGACGTTGATGTGAATGAAACTCAGGACAACGTGGATGGAGCTATGGCCCCGGTGGAGGACACAGACCTTTccgatgaggaggagaaaccgGCTGACATCGATGAAGACGTTGTTATAAAGGAAGAACTTCCAAAAGTAGACAGCCGTCCAGCGTCGGCACCGAACGGTCAGTCCCGGCCCCCGGCTGTCCTCGGCAAAGGTCGCGATGATTCTCTCAACACTCGACAGCTAAGGATCGCCCTGTTTGCCCTGTGCGAGGGACTCCACCAAGCCTCTCGGAGCTTCTCAACTGACACTCGCCTCATTTCGTTCTGGCTAAAGGAAGCCAGGAAGTGTTTGACACAAAGTGAGCAAGAACAGGAAGTCAATGCTGATGGGAGAGAACACATGGTTGCCTGGGTGCTTTCCATGCGTGAGCAGCAACTTCCCATTACTGAGAGTAGCCTTTTCCATAAAGCTTCCATGTTGAAGAAGAAGGGAACTTTCAGCGACTCCTTCCGCATCTCCTATGAATGGGCGGTGCACTTCATGCTGCATCATCGGCTGGGCGTTCAGAGCATCTTCAGAGAGGCCACGATGGCACGAAGTCTGCCTCTTTCCCTAGAGGCCAAGGTCGAATCCTTCAGGACATTTACCAAGAGGATAATCCAGGTCAAGACACTAGCAGAGGGTACTGTGGCTGCGATGGATGAATTGTGTCTGTTTGTAGATTTGAGGGTCGTTCAGGACAAGGCTCGCTGCTCAGAGGCTCTGGAACTGACCGGGTCAGTACCTCTGGTCACAGTCTACCTGGCAGTGCTTGCCAACGGCATCATGCTGCCCTCCCTGGTGATGACgaacaggaagttgtctcagaaATGTGTACCAGAGTTCATTGTGGTAGAAGAGGGTGCAGACAGTCTGCTAGTAGAAGAAGTATTGGAACTCTGGACCAACAAGATCTGGATACCACATGTTTCCAGTTCACCTAATCCTCATAAAACCATGTTAGTCTTAGACCGACATCGGGAGCACTTAAGAGATTCTTTCCTGACGTCCATCAGTGGATCCGGTACCCTCCCAGCAATGATTCCTGGTGGCTGCTCCTTTCGTCTTCAGCCCTTGGAGATTTGTCTAAAGCCCGTTCTCAAATTCTTCCTGCTGTCTCGTTGGGCAAAGTTGACTTCTGGAAACCCAAAAGAGTTGGAGGAGTCATCACCCCAACAGCTTCAAGCAAATGTGGCCCAGATTTTGGTGGATTGGGTTATTGAGGCCCTGACACACATGAACAAGCTCCCAGACCTTTGGAGGAAGTCGTTCCAACTGGCAGACCTTCTGCCGGGAAGAGAAAAGCAAATAGACCCTGAGATGGATGTATTTACCAAtcagaaaccagaggaggtACAATCAGACCTCATCAAGACCTTAACTGAAACCCTGCTGGGTCCTGAAGCATTGGCAGACATTTCTAACGAGGTGCTTGACTTGGAAGGTGAAGacgctgtggaggaggaggacttggAGAACACTGGAGATGAGATGAAGGTCTGGTCAGATGGTAAGGACTCAAAGATGGCAGAGAGGGAAGGCAGACttgaggagcaggaagaaatGAATCAAGACACATGTAGAAATGTGAATGAAAGAGGGAACGCTGAGATGGGGCAGGACAAGAGCTTaccagaggggggaggagaggtcaGGATTAAAGAAATGAGGACATCAGAGGGCTGCATCAAAGAACAACAGGACAGGATAGAGGGAACAAAAAATCCACAGAAGCTGGACGGTAAGAAAAAGGTTTCACATATAACAGAGGACAGTGAAGAGGAAGCCAAAGCTacagacaaagacagaaagGATTTGAGCAATGAAAGACGAGGGACACGCATTGTGATTGGAGAAGATGTTGGGGACGAGTGGAAAATAATGGTCAAGAGCAGGACTGATGGCTCTGACGTGGACGACAGAGTAAAGAAACACTGA